In Bombus terrestris chromosome 13, iyBomTerr1.2, whole genome shotgun sequence, the DNA window TCTTCGGTATTTAAAAGTTCTATGTGATTTTTCGAGTCTCTGTAAAACATTCACTTGAATTAATGATTTAGTATATAACAAAACAATCGACtgcataaatttttattacgtttgAATAgtgttctctttcttttcgtaAGCAGCCTTCAGAATGTGGTCGGACGTCAACCGATCCCATCCTGCATTCCTATTGTCTTTCAAAAGCAAGATTAAGTCGAAACGAGATAAAAGAGGATCACCTAAATTCGTTTCCCATTCTTCATCATTGGTAAACTGACCCCCAACTGGATTAATGGCTGCAATCACTGAACATCTTGAGTTTAACGTACTAACTAACCCAGCTTTGGCGATTGATACCGTTTGCTGTTCCATAGCCTCGTGAACGGATGTCCTGTCTTCTGAACTCATGGTTGTGAACTCATCTACGCAGCAGACTCCTCCATCGGCTAACACTAGGGCTCCAGCTTCTAGATGCCAACCCTCTGAATCCTGTAACATGTATGCGTGTATGAAGAAAATGATATGgatattaattgttaaaaaaaaatagaagatataGTGTATATTAACTAACTCTGACAGCAGTTGCTGTGAGACCAGCTGCAGTCGATCCAACACCAGTCGTAAGAACCGATCTTATAGCCAAACGAGATGCTGCACGAAGCAACTGGGATTTGCCAGTCCCAGGGTCACCAACCAAAAGAAGATGAGGTTCTCCTCGTACACGTGTTCCTTGTTTCGTTTAATGTGGTTGTATTTTATGTTAAGgagataataaaaacaaaagtgATGCATAATTACCGCTTTCGTTACACTTTGGCACGCCACCAGCTAAAACTACAGCTAGCGCCAATTTTGCAGTATACATGCCATAGagcttgaaataatttttgtataaatggtgccatatatatctattttctattctattattctttttttttgttcatttacattgtaaataaattgGTACCTGTGGACAAATAGATGTGATAATATTGTCTCTACCAAGCAAAGGATTATCGCTATACTTTTCCCAATAACGCTTAAAAATGTCTCTCATCTCTTGTGAAGAAGAGCTCTCGGATATCTTGCGTCGTACTACAATGCTATTCGCTAGCATCATAGTTGTTGCTTCTAAACGTTCACCGACCTCTAAGGGACCCCATATTCTTATCACAACACCACTAGAGATGAAGTGTAtgacatattataattaaaaggaGTAGTTTTtatgtataacatatataaatgGTATCCAATTTATCCACCTAATCTCAACATGATCTCCTGGCCTACATCTATCAACTAAATCATCCAGCAAGATAATTCTCAGTTCCTCCGTCAAAGATCTATTCGAGTCTATTTTACCCTTTTCCTAATCAAGAGAATTGAAAGTTAATGATATTAACACGGCAAGAGATAACTATAAAATTAAAGTGATAATATACTTGGACTCCTATTTCCTGGTAATCTGAGGAATCCTCTAGCTCAGAACCAGGCAGAGCTATGAGCTTTGGCGCATGACATGCTTCACAGTCTGTAATATCTTCAAAAGCCTGTCTCTCCCATTCATACTAGAAGTAGATAGCATTTATGTTACCAGCTGACAAATGTTACAAAATGTATATAGTACATTCAACTAACTTTAATAAAAGTAACATGTTTGCATTTTTTGCAATTCATTCTTTGAACAGATTTTAATATTGTTGGTTGGGAGATCCTGACAATGATGCCACTTGTTGAAACTAATTGGCCAATTTGTCCTTGGTCCAGTGTGACTGGCACAGCAGTGACTCTGATACGAACCTATTGTCaaatatattcttaaaataatagattaaaaatactaaaattttaataaaattaatatagtggccattattaccttttttttaacaatttgttCTGGTTTTGCTATTTCTTCTTGTACCGTCACGGCTGATTCGTCACAGAATGGTAAGTAATATCTAGGATATCGTAAAATTTTCTGTGCTACATCCGCATTATCCTCGAATAGCGATACGAAGCTGTAAGGAAAGTATCCTTCGTATTATACGAAGAGTAAATACAATTGTAAAATACCCACTTTATGTAGATAGAGTAGTAGCAGCTAGGATCTGCGTTATCTAAAATCTCTTGAAGTTCCACTAGGTGATGTTTCAATAAATACTCTTCTAACATTTTAAACTTTTATTTGTGTAATATAGAAGTTGAGGTTAGAAACATCATGTCACACGTGCTTTTACTGCGCTACTGACTTCCCGCCGAAGCTGCTTGTCACGTGTTCTCCACTCAACACGTGCttttattctgtttttaatGTATATCGTCTCCATACTACTATAGCATAGTAAATACTAATGTAATCAATTATTTTCTCTTAATAATACtattcatttaattaaataaaataaaatcttcagTGAAAAGGTGTTACAAATATAttcctttttaaatatatagcGACACATGAGCTAGAGAACTATTCGAGCCAcgctgttgttttgcctcggagtaccAATATcgttaataatgtaataataaaccaACTCCAGGCAAAACAATATTGCCGCTAATCGTCTAACAAAGGCGAATGGAAATTTACCGGTACCCCcgcgaccagtataaataaaggACCACGATCGTAAGGTGACCAGTTTTTTTCAATCTCTATCTCGAGCGATTTTATTAGCGATCAACACACAGTCTTTAGCGAATCAGTTAATACCAAGCGTCTAGCGAACATTTTTTTAACGACCAGTATCGAGCAATCTACGGTCGTTTctctgtatttataattattttaaaatatatttgacggttttAATATCAAGTAATCTCGTCATTAAACTACCACAcgaccaaccatcctctacaAATACAAGATTTTGTTATGAATTTTCAATTCCTAACAAGTATATGAATATGTCTTAACGTTTCGAAGCAGACAAAATTCTTTATTAAACTTCAATTTTATCTACAATTTCCTTAAATCAAAGGTTTTATCATTCGTAGCACTTTCttagattatattttttctaatataGTATAAGAAATTTAATGTTTAGAAGTGTATAGAATTTTCTATTGGAATTTaactttattcaaaatttcCTCAAATTAAAGATTTTGTCCCTTGTGCCATATTTTTTCTGATCATTTAAGTGTAAAATAGTACTAacgataatttatatttttgatggAGATTAAATAAGAACAATATCCATCCTGTTTTGTGAGATACAGTATACGAAGCTTGAATTGTTTtggaaattacgaaaattaCGAAAGCCGTGATTCTAACGTCTAAAATTTTATGTTCATTGAATTCCTTCATCCTTTGCGCCAATTTAATAAAGGAGCCATATCGATTTCTTGTCGTAAAACCGCAATGGCAGTTCAACCATTAATCGATTTTCGCGTCTTCCTACCCATCTCGTAATTCTGTTCCTGTGGTTTCGCGCGGAACCCTGCGGTAAAACTTGTCCCGCAACAGTGAAAACCTTTTCGGTGTCTACCTTTCATCGGGAAACCCTCGACGTTCCATTAATCGCGCGTTTAAAACAGAAGTATAATCttgtaagtaaaatatattcCTATGGAAGTAAAAGgtgtcctttcttttttatcgtatcAAGAAAGAACGTACacaattttcatttcctttttaaAACAACTTTGAACCGTTCTTTATTCCTTGTTGAAATTTACGAATCACATTCTCTAGAGATTTTATTTAACTTTGAGGAGAATTGTAAATTTAATCATGGAAGTCCGTCCTCTAAACACGAGCTGTTTTATCTGAAACGGAGATCGTTCGTCCATATTTCAAATAGTAGAGCGTAGATAAAGCACATAACGTCTGATATCGATATCATTAGTAACTACTCTCTTTACGACCTCTTTCTAAGTTATAAATTACTCGTTGAATTCAGTCGCCGAGGATAGTAATCGATGCAATTAGAGTAGCCGTATGCGTAACACGTATACGTTTGTACACGTTGCTGCGTATAATTAACCGGCGCACGATCAAAATTTGCCTCGTCTGGAAATAGAATAACTCTCCGCGAATCTTCGAATTATCCCTTGCTATAGTTGAATATTCGCCTGTACTCACGCGTTTCAAACTTACCGTTTGTTGGATGATTgatactatttaaaaaatatatctcggaatttttattataccgTGTTTTGAAGATTGAAGAGATGGggattacaaaaatatttcgacattaaaattaaaataaataagatacgttgaaaataattttaatctagTGGTTGTTTTAAGGAAACGAGATACGCTATGTTCGTCTTTTGAAGGATTTCACGCAGATTGTAATTCCTAATGTCATTTGATTAAAGGGCTGTCATTCCGTTTGAACGTGCTGCGTGTCAGTTTTCTTATGTATGTGTGGATGTCAGAGGTGTCAAGTTCTAGGCGAAGTTTCGAGATAGGATATCCTCTGGGAACGTTGAGGATTATTCTCAAGAAGCGGTCTTGCACTGTTTGAATTTTGATCAAACGGGATTTGGTTTTTGGTTTGCATGAAAAATTGATTGAGTTGCGATCTACGCAACTAGATATCCCAGCATCAAAGACTTAGATTGGCTATGCACTTCCCTTTCGCACATTCTAATTTCTAAAATTCGAAACTCAATTCTTCGCTATAAACGACGTCACCAAATTCCATTTTTCCACATGTTTCTTAATAAACtagaattaatatttcttccTAGATGCGTACGGTCTGGTTAGAGTTGCGAATTTTTCCGGTGAAAATATTGCGAAACGTAAAATTTCCCTTGTCAATATTTCGGACAAGTGTAAATTGTGGACGACAGGATCGTGTGTGTACACCGCATTTCCTGCGGGTGCGATTCTATGTAAGTTGTCACCGGCAGGCAACCGTGGAAGGTTTCCAGGTGAAATTACTGCAAGTTGTGTGTTTGGTAGTGGCGACAGGAACATGCTACTGAAACTCGTCATATCGGTGTACTTTAATTTTTCCATAAGTAACAATCACGATATGCACATACACTCCGATTTCTAAATGTTACGATATTTACTGGTCTATATAAAATGCTATAATTAATGGAAACTACCATTGAAATGATTAGTCGTTCAGAGTTTTGTATTCATGCAAAATAAAATCCTCGGATATAAgcattaaattacattatattaaattaaattaaattaatttcgattgaattaaaattttaataatgcgAATGATAAAACTGATCAAAATATTGCATATATTAAATAGaagcattatattttattatacataattgATAACGCTTTTATTACATTGAATCTATATGAGTTTCTTTAAAGTTTCGAACGAGATAATAACTTTTAAAGATCTTTAAtagttttctaataatttttcagGTTTATTTCATTTCCAGCAAATGTCTTAATAGATATGAATGGGGCACGTATATCGTGATAAAATGCGAATTACGATCGaggtacttaaaaaaaaaagaaatacgtttCAGCGAGTAAAGTGGAGAACGGTTTTGTACATTGACACGCAATGTTTATGATTTTACAGGATGCAGTAGTTAGAGTGAAGCTGCGAGTATCGTGCGCTTTATGGAATTTCTGTCGCCCCTTTAACAAGTACGTTTTACTATTTAAACGCAATGAACGTACGCCGAATGAGTTGCTAATTATTCAAAAACCTCTGAAATTCGAACCAGCCGGGACATGTGAATTCATAATTGTGTGCATAACTTCAGAAATAAACGGTACAGCACGTTTTGCGTCGCGGGGAATGGTTTAGAGACGAAGCACGTTCCTCGTCGAGCCTGATCTTTAAtcagtaaaatttcatttaatttattcaagAGTCACCGTTTCATTCGCGACAGGCCATCCGTTAAATCGGTAAAGGACGCATAACGTAGATGAAGAATCATTTTCAAAGGTGTTTGAGCAGCAGCGGCTAATGTCCGAGtgcaatataattatatttctctaaCGAGGAAAGGACAAATCAAATATTCCAAATCGTTTATAAACATCATATACGTTTAATCGcaattttttcttcattttctaatCCGCTGGTTCATCtagcttttttttttagtaatttcgtgAGCACGCTATCGAAGGGTAAAAAGCATTTTCCGAGAAGAGCGTAAGAGGAGGCAAGAAAGGGGATCGTCTAAGAGACAACATCCGAGAAAAAGAGAACGTCGAAGAGAAGCTGAGAGGGGTTGGTGCCATCTTGTCCAGCAAGGATTCCACGTCGTATGAGGTCCTACGGTTTAATAATACATCCCAGGACCGTTAATCACCCtcgtgaaatataatttaatacctGAGCGAACGAGTGCCGACCACTAAAAATGACGAACGGCCAGGAAACACGCGGCTAACTCACCAGCCAGCCCCTTCAGCGCTCTGCTATAATCACCCCTTGCTGGTGGACGTGCAATAACGATAAAGGCTTGGGTAGTCCTGAACGAGTCTTTTGGTGTGACCGCTCGTGAAAGGCATATACTAGTTGGCTGTGCATTACGTTCGTCCAGTGCCACCGTACTCAATAGCCCCAATTCGCAGGATTCCTTCACATTGGTATAAAGGCCCTCCCACACCACTTTTGATTTTTCAACCTCTCCTTTTTtatcctcttcttccttttctctctttctctctctgccttcgttcgtttttcacTATTAACGCCTTTTGCCCTAGGTAATACACGAGCTTCATACATCGTATCGATAGCGTTGATCTAGCTAGTTGGATCGTCGAAGTCACTCGGTGGAAAGATcgttctctcttcctttttgttttttattagtCAGAGATCGTATTGACGGTCCTGGTCGTTCCTTCtggttcctttttctttctctttcgaacCACCCTTGTCTAGCCGAGTGACGGCCAACGAAATCGGGTTAATGTCCACGACAATGACCACGATTTCGTCCAATGAAAGCGTTCACGGGCGATCTTCCTTCCGGAGCGGAGGCGCGCTTTTTATCGGCACCGACTGGCCGAACTGGCGAACTAGCAATTGCGGAGGGGTGGTTTCCAGGCTGTAATGGACTTCCATGTACAAGGTGTTCACCACCGTTCCGGAACTCTCGTTACAATCCTTTTAACGAGATCTTTTTACCGGCTCGACCGAGTCGTTTGTTATAGTACATACACTGGAGAGGGTCATCGCGTCATTTCATGTTGCTTTTTTTAGTTTTATGTAGCTATTCGGGAATCTAGTCCTCCATGAGCATTTAACTTTTATACTATTGTACTGTAGATACatggaaatgaaaataaagaaactaagAATGTTAGCAAACTAATTGAAATTGCAAGggtacaaataatttttaaaattttgttgttgTTTAATTGCCTGACTAATTCATTACTAGTGTTAATTTTAAATAGGAAAGTTTCTATTCTTGTTTTTACCAGTTTTTCTTATGAGATTTCATCCTCGAATTGTTCATTAATTGATCATCCAAAAATAGATCGTTTCGTTAATTGATATTATGACAATCGAGATTATACGATGCTTAATCATGTTTCTACCTGAATGAATGTCAATAATAATTTTGCCAAAGTTTATGCATGTTTTTAGTAATTGAAAAAGCA includes these proteins:
- the LOC100650415 gene encoding DNA helicase MCM9, whose amino-acid sequence is MLEEYLLKHHLVELQEILDNADPSCYYSIYINFVSLFEDNADVAQKILRYPRYYLPFCDESAVTVQEEIAKPEQIVKKKVRIRVTAVPVTLDQGQIGQLVSTSGIIVRISQPTILKSVQRMNCKKCKHVTFIKYEWERQAFEDITDCEACHAPKLIALPGSELEDSSDYQEIGVQEKGKIDSNRSLTEELRIILLDDLVDRCRPGDHVEISGVVIRIWGPLEVGERLEATTMMLANSIVVRRKISESSSSQEMRDIFKRYWEKYSDNPLLGRDNIITSICPQLYGMYTAKLALAVVLAGGVPKCNESGTRVRGEPHLLLVGDPGTGKSQLLRAASRLAIRSVLTTGVGSTAAGLTATAVRDSEGWHLEAGALVLADGGVCCVDEFTTMSSEDRTSVHEAMEQQTVSIAKAGLVSTLNSRCSVIAAINPVGGQFTNDEEWETNLGDPLLSRFDLILLLKDNRNAGWDRLTSDHILKAAYEKKENTIQTDSKNHIELLNTEDLWKEDTLREYLAYVHSLQPKLTKEAEMVLRATYLYHRSHPDRREERTTVRLLDSLIRLAEGHARLMYRSNIEIMDAIFVAKLIGTGSTYEINPSCSFPIDPIATYRSEGKILLRTIGLQNLENLL